AAGGCTGATCCAGAAGTATGGTGAGGGTTCCGAAGAAATTCTCGACCGAACCTTTGGCGGCAAGGGCAAGGGCAAGTCCGCCTATTCCCAGTGAGGCTATGAGGGGGGCAAGATCGACGCCGGTCAGGGCCTGAAGAAGCATTATTGAGCCTATAATGATCATGAAGACTCGAAGTGCCCGCCCAACCAGAGGGGCAATCATCAGGTTTATGGAGTTACCGGTGCTCTTTGCCCAATTGTAAAGGCGCAGGTCGACGAATTTTATGAGGCGGTACAAAATCCATAAAACTGTTACCAGCCCTCCGATGTCTGCTATGCGGCTCGCCGTGAAATGCACAGGGTTTGACCCGTCAGGGCGCTGAAAGTGTGAAAACAAAGGAGAAATAGCCCCATATACTCCGTAAACCCATATAAACAGAGACAGAGGAGCCTGGACGGTCTGCAAAGCAAGGAAGTGCCACGATGTATCCCGTCCGGCATCACGGAGTCTTCTGATCCGCCGATTTATCAGGAATCGAATAAACCTCTCCAGGACGATAACAAGGAAAATCAGGAGAAAACACACCAGCAGCTTAAGCCAGGTTATTCCCAGAAAGAGAGTGGTGTTTACCCAGGGGCCCAAAAGCTTTGCCGCTTTCCTGCCGATCAGGTCTATTGTCTGACCCAGCTTCTTGCCTGCTACATCTATCTTCTGGGTTTCCACGGGGGTTACTTTTTCTTTAAGGGGTAGAAGCGGAATTGGCTGGGGTTGTTCTCCGTTCTGGCTTCTTTCTCCGGTAAGGGCTCCGGGAGAACCGACGGTAGAGTTTGCGCCAGAGGTTATTGCCAGTACCAGCAGAAATGTCAACATCACGAGTAAACACCGTAGCTTGCCGCGTCCAGAGGAGCTTCTCATTTTTTCCTCCTCGTCATTCACTTCGATAGTTTTCCGGGCTTCCCCGGCATAATATCAAAAATCGAAAGAGAGCGGCAAAATAACAGGGGGTCGGTATATATTGGAATAACCGGCTTATTCCTGAAAGTAATAGTGGACTCAGACAGGGAGATTTCGAGTTTTCTTACCGTTAACGGTATATCTCCCGGGGAAAAACCGGAATAACCGGAAGGCAAGCCGTCCCGCCCTTGTTATCCGCCCAGATAGGCTTGCTGGACTTCGGGATTTGCCAGCAGTTGCTCGGCCGTGTCGGCCAGGACTATGTTCCCCACTTCCATGACGTAGCCCCGGTGTGCCAGTTTAAGGGCCGCTCTGGCGTTCTGCTCGACCAGAAGTATTGTAACCCCCTGCTGGTTGATCTCCCGAAGGGTCTGAAAGATGCTTTTTACCAGAATTGGTGCCAGTCCGAGGCTGGGCTCATCCAGAAGCAGGATCTTAGGCCGGCTCATTAAAGCCCTTCCGATGGCGAGCATCTGCTGTTCTCCACCGCTTAATGTCCCGGCCAGTTGCTCCCGGCGCTCCGCAAGGATTGGAAAAAGCTCATAAACCCACTCTTCGGCCGCAGCCGTCCCGGCATCGTTGCGTCTCGTAAATGCTCCCAGCTTCAGGTTTTCTCTCACTGTAAGGGTGCCGAAGATCCTGCGGCCTTCGGGCACCTGAGCAATCCCCAGCTTGACTATTTCGTGAGCCGGGAGTTTGTGAAGAGGTGTTTTGTCAAGGTATATTCCACCATGAGATGGTTTAAGGATGCCGCTTATGGTCATCAGTGTGGTGCTCTTTCCGGCTCCGTTTGCACCGAGTATTGCAACGATTTCGCCTTCCCGTACTTCCAGGTTAATACCGTGAAGTACTTCAATGTTCCCGTATTTCACCTTGAGATCAACGACCTGGAGCAGCATCACCCATCCTCTTCGGTTCCCAGGTATGCTTCGATAACCTTTGGGTTCCTGCGTATTTCTTCCGGTGTCCCTTCAGCAATCTTCGACCCGTATTCGAGCACAACGATCCTTTCGCAGATTTTCATAACCACATTCATATCGTGCTCAATGAGCAAAACAGTTATTCCTCTGTCACGAATCTTTGCAATGAGCTCTATAAGGCCTTCCGTCTCTTTTTCGTTCATTCCCCCGGCAGGTTCGTCCAGGATGAGTAATCTGGGATGTGTTGCCAGAGCCCGGGCGATCTCAAGAAGCCGTTGGTTTCCGTAAGAAAGATTTCCCGCCAGAACATCGTGATAATCTGCAATTCCCACGAACTTTAAAAGCGAATAGGCTTCGTAAAGCTTTTCTTCTTCCTCCTTTTTTTGCCCGGGAAGTCTCAAAAGGGCGGCAATCACTCCGGATTTCATTCGACAATGAGCGCCGGCAAGAACGTTTTCCAGAGCGGTGAGCCTGGGAAAAAGGCGGATGGTCTGAAAGGTTCTGGCAATGCCGAGCTGGACGATCTGGTGAGGCTTTCTGCCTACGATGGACTCGTTGTCGAATATAATTTCCCCCTGATCGGGGGTATAGATTCCCGTAATCAGATTAAAAACCGTGGTTTTCCCCGCTCCGTTAGGCCCTATAAGCCCGATAATTTCGCCGGAATTTACATCAAAAGAGACGTTGTTAACCGCAACGAGACCTCCAAAGGACTTGGTTACACGCTGAATACTTAAAAGACTCATTCCGCAAGAAAACCTCCTGCACTTCCAGAGGGCAATCTATATACCCGTCGGCGTGCCGGTATCAATCCCTCCGGCCGGAATATCATCATAACGATCATTGCCGCTCCAAAAAAAAGCATCCTTGCATCGGCCAGCTCTCTGAATATTTCAGGAAGCCCCACAATCAGGAATGCTCCCAGGATGACTCCCTCGATGCTACCGGCTCCCCCGAGAATAACCAGTGTAAACATTATAACGGATTCCCAAAAACTGAAGGATTCCGGAGATATAAGTATCATCTTGCCGGCGTAGATATTCCCCACCATGCCGGCCCAGGCGGCTCCTATGACAAAACACAGGAGCTTGTAATGGGCCACGTTAACACCGCATCCTTCGGCTGCCACTTCATCCTCTCGCAGGTAGTTAAGCGCCCGGCCTACGCGGCTGTTCTCCAGACGACGGAAAAGTACGACCGTTATGAGCACGAAAACCCAGACGAGATAGAAAAACTGATAGGGTGTTTTTATGACGTATCCAAAGATCTGAGGGCGGGATATTCCGAAAATTCCGTTGGCTCCTCCGGTGATACCGAAAACATTGTTTATCAGGGCAATGCGAACGATTTCCCCCACGCCGATGGTCACTATGCACAGGTAGTCGCCTCTGAGGTGAATAATCGGCCTCGCTATGATCAAAGCAAAGATTCCCGCGGCAAGGCCGGAGACGGGAAGAATCCATAGTAGGGGAATGTGAAACTTGGTGTTCAGGATGGCGGCGGTGTAAGCACCGACTGCATAGAAAGCCGCATGTCCCAGATTGAAGAGCCCGGCGTGACCCACTATCAGGTTCAGGCTCAGGCCCAGCAGTGCGTAGATACCCACATTTACCAGAACATCAACCCAGTAGGGGTTTAGAAAAAGAGGTACGACAAAAAAAGTGACCAGAAAAACGGCGGTCAGCAGAGTTCTTTTGTCAGGCTTCATACCTTTTCAGCCACCCTCTCTCCCAGGAGTCCTGTGGGTCTAACAATTAGAATTACGATGAGTACCAGGAAGGCGATGGCATCTTTCCAGGCTATGGACAGGTATGCGGCACCCAGGGCTTCTATTACGCCCAGAATCAGCCCACCGAGCATTGCTCCAGGTATGTTGCCGATTCCTCCAAGTATGGCTGCAGTAAAGGCTTTCAACCCATAAATCCACCCCATGGTGAATTTTATCTGTCCGTACAAAAGTCCGACCATAACCCCTGCAAAACCGCCCAGCGCCGGTCCGATGATAAAAACCAGGGTTATTACGGCATTCACGTTTATTCCCATGAGCTGTGCCGCCTTCTGGTCGATAGCGGCAGCACGGATGGCGGTTCCGATGGTGGTTTTCTGGATGAAAAGATAAAGTGCAAGCATCATGATTACAGAGGCAGCCAGAACCAGGATCCTTATCAGCGGAATGTACAACCCGAAGATGTTCAGGGCAATTTTGGGAAGGAGATCCTGAGGGTAAACCTGAAAGCGGGCTCCGTAAATGAGCATAACGGCGTTTTGAAAGAATATGGATGCACCAAGAGCCGAGACGACGGCCGAAAGTCGAGGGGAATGTCTCAAAGGTCTGTAGGCTACGCGTTCCAGGATGACTCCCAGCACCGCAACAAGTCCCATAACCATAAGTGATAAAAGGAAAATACCGGCAACAGGCCCTATGTGATCGGCCAGGCCCAGGGATATGAGCAGTGTAAGGCCGAGATAGGCTCCTATGGTGAAAAGATCGCCGTGGGCGAAATTTATGAGCTTCAAAACGCCGTAAACCATCGTATAGCCAAGGGCAATTAGAGCATAGATTCCGCCCACACACAGACCGTTGATGAACTGTTGCAGGAACTCTTCCATGTGGAAACCTTCTGAATGCATTCGTAAACCCTGACGCCCCCAGGCGGCAGGCGTCAGGGCGGCTTATCGGCGTGTTACGGCATGAGGATGAATTCGCCTTTTTCGTTCACTTTGTAAACCCTGTAAACCTCGCCTACCCGATCACCTTTCTCATTGAAAGAGATCGTTCCCGTAAGACCCGGAAAGTCTTTAAGCTTGTTGTGCAGATAATCTGCCAGAACGTCGGGATCGGTGGATTTCGTTTCCTGAATGGCCTTAATGAGTACCCGGAAACCGTCTCCGGCCAGAACGGCATAAATCGAATTGGGTGGATTTCCGTACTTCTCGGAGAACTTGGCAAGGAAAGCCTTAGCTTCTTCACCGGGAAGGTCCTTTGGCAGAGGAGCACTCAGGAAGTAAAACCCCGCAGCAGCATCAGCCCCGGCTATCTTTACGAGGTCCGGATTGTTCGTGGCATCACCGCCGATAAAGGGCACCTCCCACTTCATTTCTTTCTTCTGCCGCAGAAGCAGGCCCGCCTCGGGATAATACCCTGTGAAAAATACCACATCGGGATTTGCCCCCTTCAGCTTGGTCAGAATGGCGGTGTAGTCCTGCTCGCCCGGAGTCAGGGCGTCGAAAAAGACTATTTCAATACCCTGTTCTTTTTCAAGAAGCCCCCTGGCTTCGTCGGCCAGACCTTTTGCGTAGGTGGTGTTGTCGTGAAGTATGGCTACCTTTTTAAACCCCATGTCTTTTATTGTTTTAACCGCAACCCTTGCCTGCTCATCATCCCTCGGGCAGGTCCTGAAGAAGTATTTTAATCCCTTTTCGGTCAATCTTATGGCCGTTGAACCGTTTGCGATCTGAATGACTTTGGCTTCGTTATAAATGTTCTGAGTTGCTTCCGTAACCGAAGAACCGTAAGTTCCGATAACCCCCACGATACCCTGAGTTACCAGCTTCTGCGCCGCAAGTGCCGCCGTTCGTGGATCTCCGCCATCGTCTTCAACGATCAATTCGACCTTCTGTCCGTTTACTCCCCCGGCCGCGTTAATCTCATCAACCATGATGTCCAGAACCTGCTTCATTTCCTGACCTTCACTGGCCCATGGTCCGGTCATGGGACCCATAAGACCTATCTTTAAGGCGTCGGCATAAACACGGGATGAAACGAAAAACAGGAACAGGCACACAAAAACACCCACTACTGTAATCAACCGCTTCATATTCCTACCTCCCTGCTGTTACCAATGGTTTACCGCCCCGAAACCACTCTCTGTACAGACTACATAACATCGTGTAATCTAAAAAGGGTTTCGATTTTCTTAAACAGCATTTGATCCCGTTTGTCAAACGGAGACATGAAGGGAAAAGAATTTGTTTTGATGATCGGCCTGCCTCGTTCCGGGAAGTCAACCTACGTTGACCGTTTCCTGTCGGAATATCAACTGGTTTGCCCTGACGACATTCGCAAGGGCCTTGGGGTAAAACACGACAGGCGTCTGGAGCCCTTCGTTTGGGCGGTTGTGGAGGCTCAATTGAGAGCCCTTATGGAAAGGGGACGTCCTGTGGTTCTGGATGCAACGAACACTGTGAATCAGGCGAGAAGTAAGTGGATTGGACTGGCAAAGGATTACGGATATGAGGTTCGGCTGGTCTGGATCGATACTCCTCTTTCTGTATGCCTTGATCGAGCAAAACAGGACGGTTTCCCCGAATCGGTTCTTTTAAGGATGTATCATCAATTAAAAAAAGAACCTCCTGACGAATCCTGCTCTCTTTACAAACTTGAACGCATACCTTACGAATCCGGAACTCCCGATGACGGGTCGGGAGAAAGTAGAGGCGATTGTGCACAACTGGATTGAAATAGATCTTTCGGCCCTTCGTCATAATTTTGCGGAGATTAAAAGACGTGCCGGGGCAGGTGTTGAGATCATACCCGTCGTGAAGAACAATGCCTACGGTCACGGAGCACCTATCATCGCCGGTGAGCTTGTGCGGCTGGGAGTTCGCACGCTTGCGGTAAGTAAAATGGATGAAGCATTGACCCTCAGACGGGGCGGAATTAACCTACCTCTTCTTGTCCTTTCAGGCCTGGAAGGAAACGAATACGGGGATGCCCTGGAGCATAACTTTATGCCGGTAGTATTCAGCCCGGATCAGATTGAAGTGTGCAACATGGTTGGTCGGGATCGGGACCGTCGGTTCCCGGTTCACGTCAAATTCGATACCGGAATGGGGCGCCTCGGATTTATGATTTCTGAAATCGATAAAATAATAGAGGTCCTCAGGAAATCACCTTATGTGCAGGTTGACGGCGTAATGACTCACTTTGCCGATGCCGACAACAGGTCTTCCACCCACATTCTGGAACAGTTAACCTGTTTTGAGCGGATAATAAAGATCTTAAAAAGCGAAGGGATTTTTCCGGGAAGGATTCATGCCTCCAATAGTGCCGCCTTTTTTCTTTTCCCTCAATCCCATTTCAACGCCGTTCGCCCGGGCCTTGCCCTTTACGGTCCCGCTCACTTTGCTCCCGATCTCAAACCCGTTATGAGCTTTAAAAGCCGAATCCTGCAGGTGAAGGACATACCGGCGGGTCATTCCGTTGGTTACGGCCGTACTTTTATTGCTCCAAGAGCGATGAGAATAGCCGTCGTGTCCGCAGGTTACGGGGACGGGTATTTTCGATGTCTGTCCAATAAGGCGGAGGTCATCATTCGGGGGGTTAGATGTCCCATAGTGGGCAGGGTCTCGATGAATCTTCTAACCGTGGATGTTTCTCATGTTCCTGATGTCGTGCCCGACGACGAGGTCGTGCTGTTGGGATCCCAGGGACATGAATGCATTGGGGCAGATGAGCTGGCAGAGAAAGCGGGTACGATAAGCTATGAAATCTATTGCCGACTTGGAGCAAATCCTTTAAAGCGCATTGTGAAATTTACAGGTGAGGAGGAGTAAGGTGCTGGTTAGAGACCGTTTGCGGGAGCTTCTAATTCTGGCCGTAAGGGAACTGAGCAGTGATTTGGGTGATTTTGAACCGGAAATCGAAATTCCCTCATCCAGAGAGCACGGTCACTATGCAACCAATGCGGCAATGATGCTTGCCAGGACGCTAAAACAAAAACCCAGAGACATTGCTTCTCGCCTTGTATCGTGCATAGAGAAGCGAAATCCTGATTTTATCGAAAAGATTGAAGTGGCGGGTCCGGGATTCGTGAATTTTTTTATTTACCCTGATGCCTTCACGGCGATGCTCCCTTACATTGTGGCCTCCGACAGAGATTATGGAAAATCGAATTTGGGCAACGGAAGGTACGTTCAGGTGGAGTTCGTCAGCGCCAATCCCACAGGCCCTTTGCATATAGGTCATGGAAGAGGCGCTGCAACAGGTGACAGTATAGCAAGAATACTTGAAGCCTGTGGCTATCGTGTTCAAAGAGAGTACTATATCAACGACACGGGCAAGCAGATGGAAATCCTGGGGCGAAGCCTCTATCTTAGGTATCTCGAAGCTCTGGGAAAAGAAATCGAATTCCCCGAAGATCACTACAAAGGGCAGTACATGAAGGATCTTGCGGCGGAATTGCTGGGTCACAAGGGTGACACACTTCTGGGGTTACCGGAAAGTGAGGCCGTAAGTTTTTGTGCACAGTATGCCGGAAATAGAATCCTTGAGGGAATTAAAAAAGACCTGGAAGACTTTCGCGTAACCTTTGATGAGTGGTTCAGCGAAAAAGGTCTCCACGAAGGCGGTAAGGTGGAGCAAACTATAGAGTTTTTGCGAGGGCGAGGGCATATCTACGAAAAAGATGGAGCCCTCTGGTTCAGAAGCACGGCCTTTGGTGATGAAAAGGATCGCGTAGTTGTGAGAAGTAACGGTGCGACCACATATTTTGCTGCCGACATAGCTTATCACTGGAACAAATTCATGCGGGGTTTCGACACCGTAATTGACATCTGGGGAGCAGACCATCACGGTTACGTGGCTCGTATGAAGGCGGCAGTAGAGGCTCTGGGTTATGATTCCGAGCAACTCAGGATCGTGCTCGTACAGCTCGTAAATCTGCTCAGGGGAGGCCAGCCTGTGGCAATGTCAACCCGTGCCGGCGAATTCGTAACGCTCAGAGAGGTCATGGATGAAGTGGGGGTTGACGCCGCCCGATACATATTCCTTACGAGGCGTTCGGACAGCCATCTCGATTTCGACCTTGAAGTGGCAAAGCAACAGAGCAACGAAAACCCCGTTTATTACGTCCAGTATGCCCACGCAAGGCTGTGTAGCCTCTTTGAAGTCGCCCGTGAACGGGGATTTTCTGCGGAGAACGACAAGGTGCCCAATCTGAGTTTGTTGAGGGAGCAACAGGAACTCGATTTAATAAGGCTTCTCGGCGAGTATCCTCATGTCGTTGCATCCAGCGCCATATTCCTCGAACCCCATCGGATTCCCTATTATCTTCACGAGTTGGTTTCTGAATTTCACTCCTATTACAATCACCATCGAATACTGGGAGATGATACAGAGCTTGCCCTTGCTCGCCTTTATCTTGCCAGGGCTTTGCGGGTGGTGATCCGTAATGCTCTGGAGTTAATAGGAGTGTCGGCGCCGGAGAGAATGTGAGATTCTGTGCAGGGGCCTAATAGAGAAAAATTTCAAAAAAAAGCAATGCGACTTGAACTTTCAATGGGGAGGTTCGTTTTTCTTTGCCTTATCCTTTTTGCCTCGTACTTGTGGACCTTTGAACTGGGAGTGACTGTAGGTCGAAGCGTTATTGTGAGGAACGAAGAATCTTTTATGAAGAAGGCTGCGCTCTTTCTCGGTTATCGACCTCCCCCGGTTGAACAGGTGTGGAGAGCCGATGCATCCCGCACCTGGATCTCTCCTGAAGAGATGGAACAAGAGCTGGGCTATTATGATGCCTTGATTGCGAAGGCGCCGGAAAAAACCGGGGTTGAAACCTCCGCCGCCCCTGCGGAAGCGGAAGTTGAGGAGGAAAGTTCGGAGTCTATTCCCGAAACATCGCAATCTGAAGAAAAGGTTTATACCGTCCTTGCTGCATCATTTCAAAACCCGGAAAATGCCCAAAAGCTTATGATGCTTTTAAAATCGAAAGGCTACCCCGTAACGGTTGAGCGGATTTCGGTTCGTGACTCGGTCTGGCATAGGGTGGTGGTCGGTACCTTTAAAAACAGGGAAGACGCTTTGAAATTTCTGAGTATGTTCAATTCAAAGGAAGGATTGCAGGGGATAGTAATCCAGAAATAGACAGGAGTCCTGGATGGAAAAAAACCGTGAAGACAGGTTTAAAACCTACGGGCGCAGACCCGATCCGCTTCTGGAAGATTTCTTTGATCCGGAAATACCTCTTCCCGACATTTGCTGGGAAACGGTGCCGCATTCCGTTAATCCCTATCTGGTATGGGAGGCTTACGATGAAAATGTGCACGGGTGGGTTTTCCTCTGGTATCCCACCAGAGACCGCATAACGGGCAGATCCTATGGTGAGTTCGAACGGGCCCAGTATTTTCACAACGATCTGGTGCGGATTCTGAAAGAGATGCACAGATGGCCACTCTGGGGAACCAGAAAGCATCGAAAACACACATTGGCCTTTGCACTTCTCCAGCTTTATGCAGAGGTTTCGGATCTCTGGTGGTGTGCTGTGTAATTTTTATCTCTTCTCCATTAATTCCAGAATTCTCTTCCTGCCCTCGTAAAATTCCATTGCCATCTGATCCACTACGGCATCGACCTCACGGCGATAGAATTCTTCGGCCTTATCCGCCGGAACCCCCAGTTGCCTCTGTAGGGCTCTTACTTCGCCAAGGCGTTTTGCTCCGAGGACGGCCAGCTTTTCTTTACAGAATTCACAAAAAGCAGCCGAGTAGAGATAGACCATAGACCTCTTTGTACTTTCCACATCTTCGGTGCTTAATAAAAATGCGATGTGCTCGTAAAGGAGTTCAATCCAGAAGTCTCTATCTATTCCGAGAAATGTGACCGGGTCTTCATCTCTTGCTTCGAACTGCGAAAGAATTTTGTAAGATTTTTCCACCCTGTGAAAGGATTCAGGAAGAAGAACTTTGGATATTTCTTTCCGGAATTCGGGGTATCGCTCAACGAGAACGGTTCTCTTGACATCCACATCAAAAACGTCCGTATATCCCGGATCAATGAAAGGAATGCCCGTTTTTCGGGAATCCCACACTATGGGTCTTCGGAGCGGCTCGTTACCCGATAAAACGCGCTTCACCTGGCCGCGCTCCTTCTCGTACGTAATTATTTGCTTCAAAGCGGCACCGATAACCTCGCCGGGCATTACCGCAAGCTTTGATTCGTCCGTCACGTCATGGAGTTTTGCTCCGAGATAAACTTCATAAATCTGTGTATCGGGGTCTGCGATGTTATCAAAGGTCGTTGCTATGTCGGTTCCGTAACGCCTCCTGTGGTCGTCCCATTCGGCAAGGCATTCTCTTCTTACGGCTCCCTGAGAAAGCACTATGTCTCCTGAAATGCCGCCTGGCACATATACGCCCATAATCGTCGTGAGGGGTCCCACTACAAATCTGGTCAGGGAGGCATCGACAAAATGCCGGGCATAGCGGGCGGTTATGAAAAAACTCTTTTCGGGGAAGTTAATTGCGTGTTCCTGCTCTACTTCTCTGAAAACTCTGAACCATGGATCGAAATCGTTCTTCAGATCTCCGTCGAGGAGTATTAACACCTTAACCGATGGAGTTCTGGACACCTCTTCGTATAACAACTTCAGGGCACTTCCCTTACCGGGCGTGTGATTTCCGGCGTAACCATCGTAGGGAACGGCAACCAGCAGCAGGTTTTTCCGTTGCGAATCCGTCAAATTTACCAGGGCATCACGGGCTCCAGCTATTGCCGCCTTCAATGTGGAATCATCTTTTGAGTCTTCAGTCCAGGTGCCGTCAGACACACAGATGGCGACATTTTCCTGAGGGAACTGCTTTGTTACCGCCCGGATATCTCTTTTTATCTCGTCTCCTATGTTGTTTTCGTTTCTGAAGGTCGGATGCCCGATAACCCTGGTAACACCGTTCGCCGAAAAAAGCGCGGCCAGTTCTCCTGCTCCGGGAGCCTCGCAGGAAACGAAAATCCTGTCGGAAATTTGCATAAGGGCCATAACGGAAAACCTCCACCCCTCTGCCCGATTGCATACACAGCAGTTATCCTGCTATGATAGCCTGTGATCATATGATGTAATACGCAACATGCAGGGACTTAAAGTGAAAAATGCCCCTCTTTTGGAAAAAGATCAATCCCGAATTGCCAGGATGTTCAACCGCATTGCTCCCTGTTACGATTTTTTAAACCACTTCCTTTCGGCAGGTTTTGATCGGTGGTGGCGCCTTAAGGCAACGGAAGCCCTTTCAATGTGCCTCGAAAAAGCAGGGAAAAGCAGGGCCACCGTTCTGGATGTTGCAACGGGAACGGGCGACCTGGCTTTTGCCTTTTTACGCCGGTTTTCCGGTGGGTCTGTTATCGGGGTTGATATAGCCGATGAGATGCTTTTGAGGTCTCTCAGGAAGGCCCGAAGTAACAGGAGAGGTCACAAATACAGTTGTGTGCGAGGGGACGCCCTGGCACTTCCCTTCAGGTCGGTCTCATTCGATGCTCTCATGATAGCCTACGGCATTCGAAATGTTCCGGATGTAAACCGTGCCCTCGAAGAGTTCTACCGGGTTATCAAACCCGGAGGATACATGATGATTCTGGAATTCGGGCTCCCTGAGAAAACTCTGATCCGCGAAGTTTATCTCTTCTATTTCAACCGTATTCTTCCCTTCATGGGAGGGCTTATTTCGGGCGATCGAGAAGCCTACACATACCTTCCCGTCTCGGTTCACCATTTTTTGCCGCCCTGCGCCATGGAAGATGTCGTGCAAGATCACGGGTTTGAAGTGGTTCACAGGCATATATTCTTGGCAGGGATTTCGTACTTTATCATCGGGAGAAAGGTTGAATGATGAAAAAGAGGAAATATAGAGACCTGCAGGACTTCGTTGCAGAGCTGGAAAGAGAAGGAGAGCTTCTTCGTGTAAGGGCTCCGGTTTCGCCCTATCTTGAAATAACGGAAATCACGGACATTATGTGTAAGTACCCCGGAGGCGGCAAGGCCCTTCTGTTTGAGAATGTAAAAGGGCATTCAATCCCGGTGGTTACCAATATTTTCGGAAGTGAGAAAAGAATATGCATGGCTCTGGGAGTGTCAGATCTTGAGGAGTTGGCCGATCGTCTCGCAAGGTTTGCTTCCCCTCCGGCTCCGACTTCTTTGCGAGACCTTCTGGGTTTGGCTTTGATGGGGCATAAGCTCAGCAGGTTTATCCCGAGGAAATTTCGGGGTAGCCCTGCACCCTGTCAGGAAGTTTGTCACATTGGTTCTCAGGCCGACCTGGGGAAGCTTCCCGTTTTGACCTGCTGGCCGAAAGACGGAGGGCCCTTCATAACATTGCCCATCGTGATTACTAAGAGCCTTGAGACGGGCAGACGGAATGCCGGCATGTATCGCCTCCAGATTTACGACGCAAGAACCACCGGAATGCACTGGCACATCCACAAAGACGGATCACATTACTTTCAGGAATACAGAAAAAGAGGCATAAAAATGCCCGTTGCCGTTGCAATAGGGGCCGATCCGGCAACGATTTATGCTGCTACGGCACCTCTACCGCGGGGTGTGGATGAGATCTTTTTTTCCGGTTTTATTCGAGAAGAGCCGGTTCCAATGGTTAAGTGCAAAACAATTGATCTGGAGGTTCCGGCCACGGCAGAAATCGTTATTGAAGGGTATGTGGATCCTTGCGAGACCCGAATTGAAGGCCCCTTTGGGGATCATACGGGATATTACAGCCTTGAAGACGAATACCCCGTGTTCCATGTGACGGCCATAACCCACAGGAAGAAACCTCTTTACGCCGCCACCGTTGTAGGGCGACCTCCTATGGAGGATTGCTATCTTGCAAAGGCGACGGAAAGGATTTTTCTACCGCTTCTGAAAATGGTCTTCCCCGAAATAGTCGATTACTGGATGCCCTGGGAGGGCGTCTTCCACAATATAACCGTGGTCTCCATCAATAAAGCCTATCCGGGTCATGCTCACAGAATTATGCAGGCTCTTTGGAGCCAGGGGCAAATGTCCTTTTGCAAGTGCATTGTCGTGGTTGACGGGGACTTGAGGGTAAACGACCCTAAAAGCATCGTCACTCACCTGCTTAACAGCGTAGATTTTGAAAAGGATCTGGTGATTACCGAGGGTATCCTGGATGTTCTGGATCACAGTGCGCCTCAACCGCTCTTCGGCTCAAAGCTTGGCATAGACGCGACGAAGAAGATGACCTACGAACCG
This Thermodesulforhabdus norvegica DNA region includes the following protein-coding sequences:
- a CDS encoding ABC transporter ATP-binding protein, with protein sequence MLLQVVDLKVKYGNIEVLHGINLEVREGEIVAILGANGAGKSTTLMTISGILKPSHGGIYLDKTPLHKLPAHEIVKLGIAQVPEGRRIFGTLTVRENLKLGAFTRRNDAGTAAAEEWVYELFPILAERREQLAGTLSGGEQQMLAIGRALMSRPKILLLDEPSLGLAPILVKSIFQTLREINQQGVTILLVEQNARAALKLAHRGYVMEVGNIVLADTAEQLLANPEVQQAYLGG
- a CDS encoding branched-chain amino acid ABC transporter permease, which translates into the protein MKPDKRTLLTAVFLVTFFVVPLFLNPYWVDVLVNVGIYALLGLSLNLIVGHAGLFNLGHAAFYAVGAYTAAILNTKFHIPLLWILPVSGLAAGIFALIIARPIIHLRGDYLCIVTIGVGEIVRIALINNVFGITGGANGIFGISRPQIFGYVIKTPYQFFYLVWVFVLITVVLFRRLENSRVGRALNYLREDEVAAEGCGVNVAHYKLLCFVIGAAWAGMVGNIYAGKMILISPESFSFWESVIMFTLVILGGAGSIEGVILGAFLIVGLPEIFRELADARMLFFGAAMIVMMIFRPEGLIPARRRVYRLPSGSAGGFLAE
- a CDS encoding mechanosensitive ion channel family protein, translated to MRSSSGRGKLRCLLVMLTFLLVLAITSGANSTVGSPGALTGERSQNGEQPQPIPLLPLKEKVTPVETQKIDVAGKKLGQTIDLIGRKAAKLLGPWVNTTLFLGITWLKLLVCFLLIFLVIVLERFIRFLINRRIRRLRDAGRDTSWHFLALQTVQAPLSLFIWVYGVYGAISPLFSHFQRPDGSNPVHFTASRIADIGGLVTVLWILYRLIKFVDLRLYNWAKSTGNSINLMIAPLVGRALRVFMIIIGSIMLLQALTGVDLAPLIASLGIGGLALALAAKGSVENFFGTLTILLDQPFQVGDRIIVEGFDGVVEEVGFRSIRLRTLTGHLVTVPNDRIVTSSIENISKRPHIRWLTNITITYDTPPEKVRRAVEILEDILRDHEGMHPDFPPRVFFNGFNDWSLNIMVIAWYHPPDYWAYQAWLQKTCMKILEEFEKEGIEFAFPTRTVYLAHDERRRLALSVIMGDNPVTKEDQIGGDKNETS
- a CDS encoding ABC transporter ATP-binding protein, with protein sequence MSLLSIQRVTKSFGGLVAVNNVSFDVNSGEIIGLIGPNGAGKTTVFNLITGIYTPDQGEIIFDNESIVGRKPHQIVQLGIARTFQTIRLFPRLTALENVLAGAHCRMKSGVIAALLRLPGQKKEEEEKLYEAYSLLKFVGIADYHDVLAGNLSYGNQRLLEIARALATHPRLLILDEPAGGMNEKETEGLIELIAKIRDRGITVLLIEHDMNVVMKICERIVVLEYGSKIAEGTPEEIRRNPKVIEAYLGTEEDG
- a CDS encoding branched-chain amino acid ABC transporter permease gives rise to the protein MEEFLQQFINGLCVGGIYALIALGYTMVYGVLKLINFAHGDLFTIGAYLGLTLLISLGLADHIGPVAGIFLLSLMVMGLVAVLGVILERVAYRPLRHSPRLSAVVSALGASIFFQNAVMLIYGARFQVYPQDLLPKIALNIFGLYIPLIRILVLAASVIMMLALYLFIQKTTIGTAIRAAAIDQKAAQLMGINVNAVITLVFIIGPALGGFAGVMVGLLYGQIKFTMGWIYGLKAFTAAILGGIGNIPGAMLGGLILGVIEALGAAYLSIAWKDAIAFLVLIVILIVRPTGLLGERVAEKV